The Desulfovibrio sp. genome has a window encoding:
- a CDS encoding Rrf2 family transcriptional regulator produces MRLTRAAEYAIRCVLYLAKHPFGQTVSRREVAQTMDIPMAFLGKIAQGLAKSGVLVVRQGAHGGYELALPPSQISLLMVVEAIDGEILVNECLSRPQDCGRSSFCAVHKVWEKARDQFRETLNSASFEELARADVCPERAALKRRVPAARLP; encoded by the coding sequence ATGAGACTGACCCGCGCCGCTGAATACGCCATCCGCTGTGTGCTCTACCTGGCCAAACATCCGTTCGGCCAGACTGTGAGCCGCCGCGAAGTGGCCCAGACCATGGACATACCCATGGCTTTTTTGGGCAAGATAGCCCAGGGGCTGGCCAAATCCGGTGTTCTGGTTGTGCGGCAAGGGGCTCATGGCGGCTACGAATTGGCGCTTCCCCCTAGCCAAATTTCTCTGCTAATGGTGGTGGAAGCTATCGATGGTGAAATTTTGGTCAACGAGTGCCTTTCCCGCCCCCAGGACTGCGGCCGAAGCTCCTTCTGCGCGGTCCACAAGGTGTGGGAAAAAGCCCGGGACCAGTTCAGGGAGACACTTAACTCCGCGAGCTTCGAAGAGCTCGCCCGGGCGGACGTCTGCCCGGAACGCGCCGCTCTTAAGCGGCGAGTTCCGGCGGCCCGTCTGCCTTAA
- a CDS encoding acyltransferase: MTYTLIQALRGILCVCVVFMHIKIYLTHYGSPSIFEYTPYIIGGVPCGFFAISGYFMAFLVDRNAPNFLIQRLVRVYPMYFVVVAMAFVMRAFTSIPLNFDDMPQVLSLLPFGMGKSYKLGIEWTLVYEIWYYFICALFCRPKWNRHFPAFLLVWLFAVIIHDTVAFSAPKPLPNVFSIWLSIWNYSFILGALTFYFIQRRQEPVTMAWAGQVMFASLCVMSVLYRQAYSILYLLGIISCLLIYWLIQLESRIRSPKLLAQLGDYSYALYLVHSTIIILVLDRWKPITGELPGLVAGLMALVLCLGAFWFLGQLDVALHKRCKGFVNKHMAGGFMATWRRTFPWPVAAPASADREKH; encoded by the coding sequence ATGACCTACACCCTTATTCAGGCGCTTCGCGGAATCTTGTGCGTGTGTGTGGTTTTCATGCACATCAAGATCTACCTCACCCACTACGGTTCACCATCTATATTCGAGTATACGCCCTATATTATTGGCGGAGTCCCCTGCGGATTTTTCGCCATCTCCGGGTATTTCATGGCTTTTTTGGTGGACCGCAACGCCCCCAACTTCCTGATCCAACGCCTGGTGCGCGTCTACCCCATGTACTTCGTGGTGGTGGCCATGGCGTTTGTCATGCGCGCGTTCACGTCTATCCCTCTCAACTTTGACGACATGCCCCAGGTGCTCTCTCTTCTGCCCTTCGGGATGGGCAAAAGCTACAAGCTGGGCATAGAATGGACCCTGGTCTACGAAATCTGGTACTATTTCATTTGCGCACTCTTCTGCCGTCCCAAATGGAACAGGCATTTCCCGGCCTTTCTGCTGGTTTGGCTCTTCGCCGTCATCATCCACGACACCGTGGCATTCTCCGCGCCCAAGCCCCTGCCGAACGTGTTCTCAATATGGCTCTCCATCTGGAACTACTCGTTCATCCTGGGCGCCCTCACCTTCTACTTCATTCAGCGCCGGCAGGAACCTGTGACCATGGCCTGGGCCGGACAGGTCATGTTCGCCTCGCTCTGCGTGATGAGCGTGCTCTACAGGCAGGCCTACAGCATACTGTACCTGCTCGGGATCATCTCCTGCCTGCTCATCTACTGGCTTATTCAGCTTGAGAGCCGCATCCGCTCGCCCAAACTCCTGGCCCAATTGGGCGACTACTCCTACGCCCTCTATCTTGTTCATTCCACCATCATCATCCTGGTGCTGGACCGCTGGAAGCCCATCACCGGGGAGCTTCCCGGGCTCGTGGCCGGGCTTATGGCACTCGTGCTCTGCCTTGGCGCGTTCTGGTTTCTCGGCCAGCTCGACGTGGCCCTGCACAAGCGGTGCAAGGGCTTTGTGAACAAGCATATGGCAGGCGGCTTCATGGCCACCTGGCGGCGCACCTTCCCCTGGCCAGTGGCCGCCCCCGCCTCGGCCGATCGCGAAAAGCACTAA
- a CDS encoding flavodoxin domain-containing protein has product MTACEIKKDIYWIGAVDWDRRNFHGYSLSPQGTTYNAFLIKDQKNTIIDTVEDRFAGTLLCNVAHVMPPSEIDYIVVNHVEPDHSGALPALVKAAKPEKIICSVMGEKALKEYYDTTDWPLHVVKTGDSLSIGSRTLRFVETRMLHWPDSMMTYVEEDKLLISSDAFGQNYASSARFADEVDQAELARQLSRYYANIVLPFSSVTLKLLDEFGKLGWPVDMIAPDHGLIWRGEGVARVLEDYRRFALQKPVNRAVVFYDTMWRSTEKMAHAIAEGLFEAGTPVRVMSLKSDHHSDVMAEVFESGAVLVGSATHNNGVLPLVSGMLTYMKGLKPQNKVAAAFGSYGWSGEALKHVTELLTAMHFEVVEGVRAKNRPTHEQLKACVELGRTVAKALQAKIAAS; this is encoded by the coding sequence ATGACCGCTTGCGAGATAAAAAAAGATATTTATTGGATTGGCGCCGTCGACTGGGACAGGCGCAACTTCCACGGCTACTCCCTGTCTCCCCAGGGTACAACCTATAACGCGTTTCTCATCAAGGACCAGAAGAACACCATAATAGACACCGTGGAAGACCGTTTCGCGGGCACTCTTCTGTGCAACGTCGCCCACGTGATGCCGCCTTCAGAGATCGACTACATCGTGGTCAACCACGTGGAACCCGACCACTCGGGCGCGCTGCCCGCGCTGGTAAAAGCCGCCAAGCCTGAGAAGATCATCTGCTCCGTCATGGGCGAAAAGGCCCTCAAGGAATACTACGACACCACGGACTGGCCGCTGCATGTGGTCAAAACCGGCGACAGCCTGTCCATCGGCAGCCGCACCCTGCGCTTCGTAGAGACCCGCATGCTGCACTGGCCAGACTCCATGATGACCTACGTGGAAGAGGACAAGCTCCTGATCTCTTCCGACGCCTTCGGCCAGAACTACGCCAGCTCCGCCCGCTTCGCCGACGAGGTGGACCAGGCCGAACTGGCCAGGCAGCTCTCACGCTACTACGCCAACATCGTGCTGCCCTTCTCCTCGGTGACGCTCAAACTCCTGGATGAGTTCGGCAAGCTGGGCTGGCCGGTGGACATGATCGCCCCGGACCACGGGCTCATATGGCGCGGCGAGGGCGTGGCCCGCGTGCTTGAGGACTACCGCCGCTTCGCCCTGCAAAAACCCGTCAACCGCGCCGTGGTGTTTTACGACACCATGTGGCGCTCCACCGAGAAAATGGCCCATGCCATAGCCGAGGGGCTTTTTGAGGCCGGTACTCCCGTGCGGGTGATGTCGCTCAAGTCCGACCATCATTCCGACGTGATGGCCGAGGTGTTCGAGTCCGGAGCGGTGCTCGTGGGCTCAGCCACCCACAACAACGGCGTCCTGCCCCTGGTTTCGGGTATGCTCACCTACATGAAGGGGCTTAAGCCCCAGAACAAGGTCGCCGCAGCCTTCGGCTCCTACGGATGGAGCGGAGAGGCGCTCAAGCACGTCACTGAACTCTTGACCGCCATGCATTTCGAGGTGGTGGAAGGCGTGCGCGCCAAGAACAGGCCCACGCACGAACAACTCAAAGCCTGCGTTGAACTGGGACGGACCGTGGCCAAGGCCCTGCAGGCCAAAATCGCCGCATCCTAA
- a CDS encoding rubredoxin has translation MDKYVCNVCGYVYDPAEGDSENGISPGTSFDKVPDDWTCPVCGAPKSEFTKE, from the coding sequence ATGGACAAGTACGTCTGCAATGTCTGCGGCTATGTTTACGACCCAGCCGAGGGCGATTCCGAAAACGGAATCTCCCCGGGCACCTCTTTCGACAAGGTGCCGGACGACTGGACCTGCCCGGTCTGCGGCGCTCCAAAGAGCGAATTCACCAAGGAATAG
- a CDS encoding phosphoribosylformylglycinamidine synthase encodes MLFRVEVAPKPHVPDVPGRRAAMRITHELGVPVDDASVVKTYTIAGLAEKDLDKILDAAALHDPVSHIASLTPLARDFDWIVEVGLRPGVTDNEGRTAKETLALVLGLTKEQARELAVYTSTQYALKGALDRSQAEHIARDHLCNELIQRFEIKSGTDWAKEPGFSAKAAQVTGMSSDEVLEVNLSAMSDEELTAFSRDNVLALSLEEMRVIRDHYANPAVASARASAGLGKHPTDAELEVLAQTWSEHCKHKIFSADIDYLNTETGHRHAISSLYKTFVQGSTAKIRENMGAGDICLSVFKDNAGVIRFTDESHLCVKVETHNSPSALDPYGGALTGIVGVNRDPMGTGMGANLLCNTDVFCFASPFYDKPLPPRLLHPRRVMEGVREGVEHGGNKSGIPTVNGSVVFHERFLGKPLVFCGTIGIMPATLNGKPSYQKKALPGDYIVMTGGRIGKDGIHGATFSSEELHEGSPATAVQIGDPITQRKMYDFLMRARDLGLYHAITDNGAGGLSSSVGEMANDSGGAELDLAKAPLKYDGLRPWEILLSEAQERMTVAVGPDQIERFMALAAEMDVEATALGRFTDSGQFKVSFAGKPVALLDMDFLHEGTPRMVLEAVWERPAIKATPIPAVADQAGLLKRMLGRLNICSKEYMIRQYDHEVKGASVVKPLVGALRDGPADAAVMRPVISRKEALVVSHGICPKYSDLDAYWMMAGAIDEAVRNAVATGGDLEHMAGVDNFCWCDPVQSEKTPDGRYKLAQLVRANQALAHFCHAYGVPCVSGKDSMKNDYTGGGEKISIPPTVLFTVLSVIPDAAEAMTSDFKQAGDVIYVLGITRKELGGSELADELGISDDNVPQVDALSAIKRYECMRKAAKGRIVNACHDCSDGGLAVALAEMCIGGRLGADVDLSRVPTSPDCTSAMEILYSESHSRFIVGVPSGNVVSFEKLFAGQWMAPIGRVTPESRLTIRNSKELVLEEDVESLAEAFKATLDW; translated from the coding sequence ATGCTCTTTCGCGTGGAAGTAGCTCCCAAGCCCCACGTTCCGGATGTGCCCGGCCGCCGCGCGGCAATGCGCATAACCCATGAGCTGGGCGTGCCCGTGGACGACGCCTCCGTGGTCAAGACCTACACAATCGCAGGCCTTGCTGAGAAGGACCTGGACAAGATCCTGGACGCGGCCGCGCTGCACGACCCCGTTTCCCACATCGCTTCCCTGACCCCTTTGGCCAGGGACTTCGACTGGATCGTCGAAGTGGGACTGCGCCCGGGCGTGACCGACAACGAAGGCCGTACCGCCAAGGAAACCCTGGCCCTGGTGCTTGGCCTCACCAAGGAGCAGGCCAGGGAATTGGCGGTGTACACCTCCACCCAGTACGCCCTGAAGGGTGCGCTTGACCGCTCACAGGCCGAGCACATCGCCCGGGACCATCTGTGCAACGAGCTGATCCAGCGTTTCGAGATCAAATCCGGAACGGACTGGGCCAAGGAACCTGGCTTTAGCGCCAAGGCGGCCCAGGTGACGGGTATGTCCTCGGACGAAGTGCTCGAAGTGAATCTTTCCGCCATGAGCGACGAGGAACTGACCGCGTTTTCGCGCGACAACGTGCTGGCTCTTTCGCTCGAAGAGATGCGCGTCATCCGCGACCACTACGCGAACCCGGCAGTCGCCTCCGCCCGGGCGTCCGCAGGGCTTGGCAAGCACCCCACCGACGCGGAACTGGAAGTGCTGGCCCAGACCTGGTCCGAGCACTGCAAGCACAAGATCTTCTCCGCCGACATAGACTACCTGAACACGGAGACCGGCCACCGCCACGCCATTTCCAGCCTGTACAAGACCTTCGTGCAGGGCTCCACGGCGAAAATCCGCGAGAACATGGGCGCTGGCGACATCTGCCTCTCCGTGTTCAAGGACAACGCCGGCGTGATCCGCTTCACCGACGAGAGCCACCTCTGCGTCAAGGTGGAGACCCACAACTCCCCGTCCGCCCTGGACCCCTACGGCGGAGCGCTCACAGGCATCGTGGGCGTCAACCGCGACCCCATGGGCACGGGCATGGGCGCGAACCTTCTGTGCAACACCGACGTGTTCTGCTTCGCCTCGCCCTTTTACGACAAACCGCTACCGCCCAGGCTTTTGCACCCCAGGCGGGTGATGGAAGGCGTGCGCGAAGGCGTGGAGCACGGCGGCAACAAATCCGGCATCCCCACAGTGAACGGTTCGGTGGTTTTCCACGAACGGTTCCTGGGCAAGCCCCTGGTGTTCTGCGGCACCATCGGCATCATGCCGGCAACGCTTAACGGCAAGCCCAGCTACCAGAAGAAGGCCCTGCCCGGGGACTACATCGTCATGACCGGCGGGCGTATCGGCAAGGACGGCATCCACGGGGCCACCTTCTCCTCAGAGGAGCTGCATGAGGGTTCCCCGGCCACGGCCGTGCAGATCGGCGACCCCATCACCCAGCGCAAGATGTATGATTTTCTCATGCGAGCCAGGGACCTTGGCCTCTACCACGCCATCACCGACAACGGGGCGGGCGGCCTGTCCTCTTCCGTAGGCGAGATGGCCAACGATTCCGGCGGCGCGGAGCTTGATCTGGCCAAGGCCCCGCTCAAGTACGACGGGCTCCGCCCGTGGGAGATCCTCTTGTCCGAAGCTCAGGAACGCATGACCGTGGCCGTCGGGCCGGACCAGATCGAACGGTTCATGGCCCTGGCCGCCGAGATGGACGTGGAGGCCACCGCGCTCGGGCGGTTCACGGACTCAGGGCAATTCAAGGTGAGCTTCGCGGGCAAGCCCGTGGCCCTTCTGGACATGGACTTCCTGCACGAGGGCACCCCCCGCATGGTCCTGGAGGCGGTGTGGGAGCGCCCGGCAATCAAGGCCACCCCCATTCCTGCCGTGGCCGACCAGGCCGGACTTCTCAAGCGCATGTTGGGCCGCCTGAACATTTGCAGCAAGGAATACATGATCCGCCAGTACGACCACGAGGTGAAGGGCGCCAGCGTGGTCAAGCCGCTGGTCGGCGCCCTGCGCGACGGTCCGGCCGATGCCGCGGTCATGCGCCCGGTGATTTCGCGCAAGGAGGCTCTGGTCGTCTCCCACGGCATCTGCCCCAAGTACTCCGACCTGGACGCCTACTGGATGATGGCCGGGGCCATCGACGAGGCCGTGCGCAACGCCGTGGCCACCGGAGGCGACCTGGAGCACATGGCCGGTGTGGACAACTTCTGCTGGTGCGATCCGGTCCAGTCGGAAAAGACGCCGGACGGCCGCTACAAGCTGGCCCAGCTGGTCCGCGCCAACCAGGCCCTGGCCCACTTCTGCCACGCCTACGGCGTTCCCTGCGTTTCAGGCAAGGACTCCATGAAGAACGACTACACCGGCGGCGGCGAAAAGATATCCATTCCGCCCACGGTTCTTTTCACCGTCCTTTCCGTGATCCCCGACGCCGCCGAGGCCATGACCTCCGACTTCAAGCAGGCCGGTGACGTGATCTACGTGCTTGGCATAACCCGGAAGGAACTGGGCGGATCTGAGCTCGCCGACGAACTCGGCATAAGCGACGACAACGTCCCCCAGGTGGACGCATTGTCCGCCATCAAGCGCTACGAGTGCATGCGCAAGGCGGCCAAGGGACGGATCGTGAATGCCTGCCACGACTGCTCCGACGGCGGCCTGGCCGTTGCCCTGGCCGAAATGTGCATCGGTGGACGTCTGGGAGCGGATGTGGACCTCTCCCGCGTGCCAACGAGTCCGGATTGCACTTCCGCAATGGAAATCCTCTACTCGGAAAGCCACTCCCGCTTCATCGTGGGTGTCCCTTCCGGTAATGTGGTCAGTTTCGAAAAGCTCTTCGCCGGGCAATGGATGGCCCCCATCGGCCGGGTAACGCCCGAATCCAGGCTTACCATCCGAAACTCGAAAGAGCTGGTCCTGGAGGAGGACGTGGAGAGCCTGGCCGAGGCCTTCAAGGCCACCCTCGACTGGTAG
- a CDS encoding transporter substrate-binding domain-containing protein: MSTYSSKYFPVRKHRIPDSVLALLFSLVAVLAMPTQAVSQESLREMVVVSSTFPPYCIGGENDKPDGIYIKIMEEILRPLGAVPRFHIVPFKRALALLADGQADAMIGLFRSPEREKYYHFLNPPYNTKSFKAFYVAKGRGAEIKTYQDLYKLQAIGVGAGAKFFSPFDEDTKLKKDEAPNGLIGLKKLVSGRLDAVLLTEDSGDYLIANFNLHDKVEKAHFKHSDVAPAYVCLSKKSPWVARDKELSEQIARMVKSGRMEEIRLEYLKQLPAAKRP; the protein is encoded by the coding sequence GTGTCCACGTACTCTTCGAAATACTTCCCCGTACGCAAGCACCGCATTCCGGATTCTGTTCTGGCCCTCTTGTTTTCTCTCGTGGCCGTCCTGGCCATGCCCACACAGGCGGTTTCCCAGGAATCTCTTCGCGAGATGGTCGTCGTCAGCTCGACGTTTCCTCCGTATTGCATAGGGGGTGAAAACGATAAGCCCGATGGTATCTACATAAAGATTATGGAAGAGATTCTTCGGCCATTAGGCGCTGTTCCCAGATTCCACATCGTGCCTTTCAAACGCGCCCTGGCCCTGTTGGCCGACGGCCAGGCCGACGCCATGATCGGCCTTTTTCGCTCTCCCGAGCGGGAGAAATACTACCATTTCCTGAACCCGCCCTACAATACGAAGTCCTTCAAGGCCTTCTACGTGGCCAAAGGCAGGGGAGCGGAGATCAAAACTTACCAGGACCTTTACAAGCTTCAGGCCATCGGCGTGGGTGCGGGAGCCAAATTTTTCTCGCCCTTTGATGAAGACACCAAATTAAAAAAGGATGAAGCGCCAAACGGACTGATCGGACTGAAAAAACTCGTCAGCGGCCGCTTGGACGCGGTGCTGCTCACTGAGGATTCCGGTGACTACCTCATTGCCAACTTCAATCTTCATGACAAGGTCGAAAAGGCCCACTTCAAGCACTCCGATGTTGCACCCGCCTACGTCTGCCTGTCCAAGAAATCGCCCTGGGTGGCTCGCGACAAAGAACTCTCCGAGCAAATAGCGCGGATGGTCAAAAGCGGACGGATGGAAGAAATCCGTCTGGAGTACTTAAAGCAGCTGCCCGCCGCAAAGAGACCGTAG
- a CDS encoding transporter substrate-binding domain-containing protein, translating into MHFIEHGSSPQRHLPGWMRNVFTALAAVFLLPATALSHPLPQEMVIVSSIFPPYSSGGENEKAEGIYIAIMEELLKPLGAVPKFHILPFKRALALLSDGQADAMVGLFRTPEREDYLHFLEPPYRTNSCKAFFVAKGRGGDVKTYQDLSKLQGIGIVSGYKYFSPFEEDTTLKKDESPNSLTTLQKLVNGRFDAALLHEDIGDYLIANFNLQDKVEKAEFKHSEVAPAYICLSKKSPWIAREKELSDRIKQMVNSGRMENIRQDYLKQLPVGK; encoded by the coding sequence ATGCATTTCATAGAACATGGTTCCTCGCCGCAACGCCATCTCCCCGGATGGATGCGCAACGTGTTCACCGCTCTCGCAGCCGTTTTTCTCCTTCCTGCCACCGCCCTCTCCCACCCCCTGCCTCAGGAGATGGTCATCGTCAGCAGCATCTTCCCCCCCTACTCCAGCGGTGGTGAAAACGAAAAAGCCGAAGGCATCTACATTGCTATTATGGAAGAGCTTTTGAAGCCCCTAGGCGCGGTTCCCAAATTCCACATCTTACCTTTCAAACGTGCCTTGGCTCTCTTGTCCGACGGCCAAGCCGATGCGATGGTTGGTCTCTTCCGCACACCGGAACGGGAAGACTACCTGCATTTCCTGGAGCCGCCGTATCGCACCAATTCCTGCAAAGCATTCTTCGTGGCCAAGGGCCGGGGAGGCGATGTCAAAACCTATCAGGACCTCTCCAAGCTCCAGGGAATTGGAATCGTTTCAGGATACAAGTACTTCTCTCCGTTTGAAGAAGACACCACCCTGAAAAAGGACGAGTCTCCAAACAGCCTTACGACGTTGCAGAAACTGGTCAACGGCAGGTTCGATGCAGCACTGCTTCATGAAGATATCGGTGACTACCTTATCGCCAACTTCAATCTTCAGGACAAAGTCGAGAAAGCGGAGTTCAAGCACTCCGAGGTTGCGCCAGCCTACATCTGCCTCTCAAAGAAATCCCCCTGGATTGCTCGTGAGAAGGAACTCTCCGACAGGATAAAGCAGATGGTCAACAGCGGCAGAATGGAAAACATTCGGCAGGACTATCTGAAACAACTGCCCGTTGGAAAGTGA
- a CDS encoding HDOD domain-containing protein, with product MTTPIASLRQCMKITFPPVMLQLLEEAVKPTADFDTISKILGMDPILTATVLTLANSPYYGSGQKVTDLNRAATILGTKEILKLALSVTYQKHLHKAFEQRGIDFFANWRLTIWSAIAAELLAERLCPDMADQAYLSALLKDISLLLLVCAAPERLKETAHGPVIIAYMPGQIEEERGIWRTDHCQLTTQLLEDWHIPLPSPDCVDSHHDFEGLDSHPPLTQCIILATRWSEMELNSPENPTAVIHFRGMLQHRLGMNKQEVEELVCRCTQRFQSVLSTLGIAESEPNERYYQHTLKLMQEYHFLASEITHADGGKEEVAKIIGRHLRWEWGLDNWELALGIPEYGDWDLFSSNETAGITRIKVEQGPEALPWSASKKASIPLSADGRFYGELRFPGKAVAPEMAKQIHLYMLFVSKCYANFAIRQTVLELKAHTLDQLPVGVARLSPKGAIMEINDRLRTFLSIQKDCHGMDLWTALGEGRDFSRDSQWDSFISDDSITSLRKIFCLWKEEHHDSDACVYLAAEKREWQGRAEILMFLEDVTLVSGWEFKTLKQGEFLEKLIKSMRDAVFTIDTLGRILFASPRISQLLEKNLFQIAKPVASYQGTWGPELLAGAPSPVEAMIATGEDSVHTLELVFSPLPKPPKGQKQWLVVGRDITVVRRLEDKLKRLALFDGLTGLLNHYQFHVVLDREAQRSKRTGRHMGLMFFDLDNFKAINDTQGHQAGDSVLKTVSKLLKAKLRQGMDYPCRYGGDEFAVVVTEIDTAQLEHLATRLSRAVAEHFKGSIGMSIGLAILGEDESSSSLLRRADKASYVAKAQGGSRILWAQEEQA from the coding sequence ATGACCACTCCCATCGCGTCTCTACGCCAATGCATGAAGATCACCTTCCCGCCGGTGATGCTTCAGCTCTTGGAAGAAGCGGTTAAGCCCACAGCCGACTTCGATACCATCTCGAAAATCCTGGGCATGGACCCGATTCTCACCGCCACGGTGCTCACCTTGGCGAATTCTCCCTATTACGGTTCTGGGCAGAAGGTCACTGACCTCAATCGTGCGGCAACCATCCTCGGAACCAAGGAGATTCTCAAGCTCGCCCTGTCCGTCACCTACCAAAAACACCTGCACAAGGCCTTCGAGCAACGCGGCATCGACTTCTTCGCCAACTGGCGCCTGACCATCTGGTCGGCAATTGCGGCGGAACTCCTGGCGGAGCGCCTCTGCCCGGATATGGCGGACCAAGCCTACCTCTCCGCGCTTCTCAAGGACATCTCCCTGTTGCTGCTGGTGTGCGCCGCCCCTGAAAGATTGAAGGAAACCGCCCATGGACCGGTGATCATCGCCTACATGCCCGGTCAGATCGAAGAAGAGCGTGGAATATGGCGGACAGACCACTGCCAGCTCACCACGCAGCTCCTGGAGGATTGGCACATCCCCCTGCCCAGTCCGGATTGCGTGGACAGCCACCATGATTTCGAAGGTTTGGACAGCCATCCACCTCTTACCCAATGCATCATACTGGCCACACGCTGGTCCGAGATGGAATTGAATTCCCCGGAGAACCCAACTGCCGTCATCCATTTCCGGGGCATGCTCCAGCATCGGCTGGGCATGAACAAGCAGGAGGTGGAGGAACTCGTCTGCCGGTGCACCCAGCGGTTCCAATCCGTGCTTTCCACCCTGGGCATCGCGGAGTCCGAGCCAAACGAACGCTATTACCAGCACACGCTCAAACTCATGCAGGAATACCATTTCCTCGCCTCCGAAATAACCCACGCCGATGGCGGCAAGGAGGAAGTGGCCAAGATCATCGGCCGGCACCTGCGCTGGGAATGGGGCCTCGACAACTGGGAGCTGGCCCTTGGCATCCCTGAATACGGCGACTGGGACCTCTTCTCATCAAACGAAACCGCAGGGATCACCCGGATCAAAGTCGAACAAGGTCCGGAGGCCTTGCCCTGGAGCGCTTCAAAAAAAGCGAGCATCCCTCTCAGCGCTGATGGCCGCTTCTACGGGGAGCTGAGATTTCCGGGCAAGGCCGTCGCCCCTGAAATGGCCAAGCAGATACACCTGTACATGCTCTTTGTGAGCAAGTGCTACGCGAACTTCGCCATCCGCCAGACCGTCCTGGAGCTCAAGGCCCACACGCTGGATCAGCTTCCCGTGGGCGTGGCCCGTCTCTCGCCCAAGGGCGCCATCATGGAAATCAACGACCGCTTACGGACTTTCCTTTCCATCCAGAAGGACTGTCACGGCATGGACCTCTGGACCGCGCTCGGCGAAGGGCGGGATTTTTCACGCGATTCGCAGTGGGACAGCTTTATTTCGGACGACTCCATCACATCCCTGCGTAAGATCTTCTGCCTCTGGAAAGAAGAGCACCATGACTCGGACGCCTGCGTCTACCTGGCCGCCGAGAAGCGCGAGTGGCAGGGGCGCGCCGAGATACTCATGTTTCTCGAGGACGTCACCCTTGTATCGGGATGGGAATTCAAAACCCTCAAGCAAGGGGAATTCCTGGAAAAACTCATCAAATCCATGCGCGACGCGGTTTTCACCATCGACACGCTGGGGCGCATTCTTTTCGCTTCGCCAAGGATTTCACAGCTGCTTGAAAAGAATCTCTTCCAGATCGCCAAACCCGTAGCCAGCTACCAGGGCACATGGGGGCCGGAGTTGCTGGCCGGAGCCCCCTCCCCCGTGGAAGCGATGATCGCCACGGGTGAAGATTCTGTGCACACACTGGAACTGGTGTTTTCTCCCCTGCCCAAACCGCCCAAAGGCCAGAAACAATGGTTGGTGGTGGGGCGCGACATCACCGTGGTCCGCCGTCTGGAGGACAAACTCAAGCGCCTGGCCCTTTTCGACGGGCTTACCGGCCTCTTGAACCACTACCAGTTCCACGTCGTCCTGGACCGGGAGGCACAGCGCTCCAAACGCACAGGCCGCCATATGGGACTCATGTTTTTTGACCTGGACAACTTCAAGGCCATCAACGACACCCAGGGGCATCAGGCCGGGGACAGCGTGCTAAAAACCGTTTCCAAGCTGCTCAAAGCCAAACTCCGCCAGGGCATGGACTACCCGTGCCGGTACGGTGGGGACGAATTCGCCGTTGTGGTCACGGAGATCGACACTGCCCAGCTGGAGCATTTGGCCACGCGCCTGAGCCGGGCCGTGGCCGAACATTTCAAGGGTTCCATCGGGATGAGCATCGGGCTGGCCATTCTTGGCGAGGACGAGTCGTCGTCCTCCCTGCTCAGGCGCGCGGACAAGGCTTCCTATGTAGCCAAGGCCCAGGGTGGAAGCCGAATCCTTTGGGCGCAGGAGGAACAAGCGTGA